In Phacochoerus africanus isolate WHEZ1 chromosome 14, ROS_Pafr_v1, whole genome shotgun sequence, one genomic interval encodes:
- the YWHAE gene encoding 14-3-3 protein epsilon isoform X1, which produces MDDREDLVYQAKLAEQAERYDEMVESMKKVAGMDVELTVEERNLLSVAYKNVIGARRASWRIISSIEQKEENKGGEDKLKMIREYRQMVETELKLICCDILDVLDKHLIPAANTGESKVFYYKMKGDYHRYLAEFATGNDRKEAAENSLVAYKAASDIAMTELPPTHPIRLGLALNFSVFYYEILNSPDRACRLAKAAFDDAIAELDTLSEESYKDSTLIMQLLRDNLTLWTSDMQGDGEEQNKEALQDVEDENQ; this is translated from the exons AAATGGTGGAATCAATGAAGAAAGTAGCAGGGATGGACGTGGAGTTGACAGTTGAAGAAAGAAACCTCCTATCTGTTGCATATAAAAATGTGATTGGAGCTAGAAGAGCTTCCTGGAGAATAATCAGCAGCAttgaacagaaagaagaaaacaagggagGAGAAGACAAACTAAAAATGATTCGGGAATATCGGCAAATG gttgagaCTGAGCTAAAATTAATCTGTTGTGACATTCTGGATGTACTGGACAAACACCTCATTCCAGCAGCTAACACTGGCGAGTCCAAGgttttctattataaaat gaaagGGGACTACCACAGGTATCTGGCTGAATTTGCCACAGGAAACGACAGGAAAGAGGCTGCAGAGAACAGCCTAGTGGCTTATAAAGCTGCTAGTGATATTGCAATGACAGAACTTCCACCAACACATCCTATTCGCTTAGGTCTTGCCCTCAACTTTTCAGTATTCTACTATGAAATTCTTAATTCCCCTGACCGTGCCTGCAG GTTGGCAAAAGCAGCTTTTGATGATGCAATTGCAGAACTGGATACGCTGAGTGAAGAAAGCTATAAGGACTCTACACTTATCATGCAGTTGTTACGTGATAATCTGACACTATGGACTTCAGACATGCAGGGTGAtg GTGAAGAGCAGAATAAAGAAGCGCTGCAGGATGTGGAAGATGAAAATCAGTGA
- the YWHAE gene encoding 14-3-3 protein epsilon isoform X2, protein MDDREDLVYQAKLAEQAERYDEMVESMKKVAGMDVELTVEERNLLSVAYKNVIGARRASWRIISSIEQKEENKGGEDKLKMIREYRQMVETELKLICCDILDVLDKHLIPAANTGESKVFYYKMKGDYHRYLAEFATGNDRKEAAENSLVAYKAASDIAMTELPPTHPIRLGLALNFSVFYYEILNSPDRACRLAKAAFDDAIAELDTLSEESYKDSTLIMQLLRDNLTLWTSDMQGDDS, encoded by the exons AAATGGTGGAATCAATGAAGAAAGTAGCAGGGATGGACGTGGAGTTGACAGTTGAAGAAAGAAACCTCCTATCTGTTGCATATAAAAATGTGATTGGAGCTAGAAGAGCTTCCTGGAGAATAATCAGCAGCAttgaacagaaagaagaaaacaagggagGAGAAGACAAACTAAAAATGATTCGGGAATATCGGCAAATG gttgagaCTGAGCTAAAATTAATCTGTTGTGACATTCTGGATGTACTGGACAAACACCTCATTCCAGCAGCTAACACTGGCGAGTCCAAGgttttctattataaaat gaaagGGGACTACCACAGGTATCTGGCTGAATTTGCCACAGGAAACGACAGGAAAGAGGCTGCAGAGAACAGCCTAGTGGCTTATAAAGCTGCTAGTGATATTGCAATGACAGAACTTCCACCAACACATCCTATTCGCTTAGGTCTTGCCCTCAACTTTTCAGTATTCTACTATGAAATTCTTAATTCCCCTGACCGTGCCTGCAG GTTGGCAAAAGCAGCTTTTGATGATGCAATTGCAGAACTGGATACGCTGAGTGAAGAAAGCTATAAGGACTCTACACTTATCATGCAGTTGTTACGTGATAATCTGACACTATGGACTTCAGACATGCAGGGTGAtg ATTCCTAA